AAGCTCTTAGTAGACTTACCATCCTGCCCCACTCTTCTGCATTGGCCTTGTAGAACAAtaaactatcatctgcaaagaaaagaTGGGATACCCTCACCTGTCCACGAGCCACTAGTACCCCATGTATTAACTCCTTCTCTTCAGCTTTGCAAATCAAATTACTCAATGCCTCTGCACACAATATGAAAAGGTAAGGTGAAAGGGGATCACCTTGCCTTATGCCTCAAGTGGGGGAGAAGGATTTCTGAGTTTCACCATTCACCAGTAAGGAGTAGTTGACTGTTTCAACACAGTGCATCACCAAATCCACCCATTTTTTGCCAAAACCCAGCTTGATAAGAACTGCTCTTAGGAAACACCACTCCACATGGTCGTAGGCTTTACTCATGTCTAGCTTCAAAGCCATATATCCTTCTCTACCTGCCATTCTACATTTCATAGTGTGCAATGCCTCAAAGGcaacaataatattatctaAGATAAGTCTGTTAGGTACAAAGGCTGATTGAGAAACAGAAATTACACTAGGGAGCACttttttcaatctatttgcTATAACTTTTGATATAAGTTTATAAAGGACATTACATAGGGATATAGATCTGAATTCTGTCACCTTTGTTGGTGCCCTCTTCTTTGGAATCAAAGCAATGAGAGTGTTGTTGATGCTCCCCATGCTCTCCTTCCCATTCAGCACATTTAGTACAGCTGATTTTGTCAAATGatctaaaatcttaaaatatgaatattaaatttttagattttagataaagattagaattttgtaaaaaataatgaaattattagtggataatgtgttttattggattttaaaaaatgagaaagaaaatattaaataaaatattataaaatcaaaatattattaaaaaatattattagtttaattttatttgagtaaTGATGTAAGTACaatcaattttataattatttctatAATCATGATTTAAAAtgaagatatttatataaaatgatattattcttataaattattttatcaaaatattcatagttgaaaatataattatttaaaaaattatttatacaagcatgttttaaaagaaatatatttatataaaatgatattatttttataaattattttatcaaaacatTCATAGTTGaaagtataattatttaaaaaattataaaaataattgtatttctttttccattttatttatcatctaaggttatatttgattgttaaacttaattaattttaatttatcacaaattaattattaataaaattaattatttttttaaatttttataaaaaaatttattttatatgttttaatttaaaaaattaactcatATCAACGTAAAATATCACATCATGATCCACAAACGTAGCCTAAAgttgttattaatttttataaataaaatatcgttATATCAGCACATCTTCTCTCCGCTGGTACCCTCCAATGAGTCAACCCTCTTATAGGCCTAGAAGCTTCTCTCTCCTCTAGGGTTTTTGCACTCCCTTGCACCTTGGGAAACCCTGCTCTCCGATCAGTTACGATTCGAGCTGCACACGGCCATGCCTCGGTATGGCCTTATTTTTCATCTATGCCATTCTTACCTCCTTGCGATTTTCTCATGCCTCGGTCGATTTTGCAGGTATTACTGTGATTACTGTGACACCTACTTGACCCACGATTCTGTAAGTCCCTCTGTGTtccacttgattttttttttttttttgttggggcgTTTGTTTTTAATATCTGGGGCTACTGTGCTCGATGCTCAACTTCAATTGGTAATCTTGATATTACGTGTCCGTTCTAAGCGTTTCTAACTTTCTAACTCTTTctgtgaaaattttaagttcTAGTGGTACGAAATAGCAAAATGATGCCAATGGGGTTAAATTGTGAAACAAAGAACTTAATGCTTTGTTCTTATAGTCAAGGAAAATGTCTTGGTTtgcaaaaagtaaagaaaataatgTGGTTGTTATTGAGCTTAGTGTTTAAGGTGACATTATTTTCAGTCGCAGCTTCTCTCAATCAAACGGAATTTTTGTTGGTATCTGTTGTCAACGGAATTTTTGTCAGAATAGGTTTTCTGgaacttttctattttttctctccagAGCTGTTTAGCATAATGCGCCTTTTGAGTTGATTGTGTCTCTGGTTGAACTGTCAATGTCACAAGTCAAAATAAGATGCTGATTATTCGCAAGCTTTAGCTGTTTGTTCTGGatttttacgatttttaaaatttaacaatGCAAGAATATTTGCCTGTGAGGAAAACCTGCATGATTTACCACCAGCATCTATGTCTTTAAGGGACGAGAGATTATATGAGCAGTCTCTAGTTTATGGCTGACTGTCTCGTTTTTAAATTTCAGCCATCTGTAAGAAAGCAACACAATGCAGGTTACAAGCATAAGGTATGTTACAGCTCTCTTGCAATGATACTTGTGTGCTGACTGGTTGATGATGCTTACAAAGGATTTAAGAAGAAATCCCAACAATAATCAATATAATGGTAAAGACGAGAAGATAAAAGACTAAAGTAGGAACAATTGCTTTGTAGGCTCCAAAGAGTAAGAAATCAGAAATCtgaaatttcatatattagaAAGAAGTCCGTGCAATAACTTAAAAATTTGCTAGTTGTAACACGCCTTTATTAACCATATAACATATCTCGTCACCTTTCCGAGAACAGATAAATCTTAGCTATCAAACTTAATTACTTATCAAAGAAAGCTATCAAACTTAATTACTTATCAAAGAAAGCTATCAAACTTAATTACGTTTCAAAAGAAAGCTATAAAACTTAATTAAAAGTCACATGATCAAAAGATTCATCACtaacttcttttttttgataaatggtAATCATCACTAACTGGCTCTTTAAAGCCACATAACAGCTGCTGAATGCTTCTCATCGTCACAATCCATCGGTAACTAGTTCTCTTAAGGCCTATAATGGTTACTCATTTAAAATAACTCGAATAGAGAGGTCGTTGACTTCTacctataaacaaaataaaggtTGTTGACTTCTATGTGTACCTAAATGGACATCCCTCTGTTTCAATGAGTGGAATCTTCCTTACAATTCCATTGCATAATTGGCTTCTGCAACTTCACATTCATTTGCAAGGTTGGTTTTTGGCTTGCATTGTCGAGCATGTTGGTCTTCGACTCTTTTCCCCCATTGTAGTGCAACCCTCAATTTAAGCTTCACAAGCAACATATTTTTGTCTTCACTTATGGGCTTGCACTCAAAATAAGCCTCCAAATTAGtcccaatgaaaaaaaaaaaaaaaaaaaaaaaaaaaagtcctctGCATTCATCTTCCCAAAAGAACCAGCAACTGCTATCTTGATTCTTCTACCATTTAAGTCAAGCACACGCACCGATCTGCCTTGTGCTGCATGATCTATGATTCCAGCATCATGGAAAAGCTCTTTTATCTTCTATGCCATCACTCTCATCCTCAAGACCACCTCCCAGTGTGTCCAAAGCCTCGTGGTTGCCTTCTAGTATCTCCATATGGGTTTCTCACTGGTTCTTGTCACCGAATAGCTTGTACAGCTTGCAACAAATATTCAAGCATACACCTAATCTCATCCATTTTGGACTGCTGGCCTTGATTTCATCTACCCTGCAGCCTTTGTAATTAGCACGAATATGGTAAAGAGGAGTAGATGGACTGAACtatgaagaataaaataaattttttctaggCCTGAAATTAATCTGTTTTGTTATGACTAATAACTCATCCTTTATCTGAAATTTCATCTATTAGAATCATATACTTTATTAATTCTAGAATCCTAGCTCTTCATCTTTCGTAACACAAAAAAATCTTAACCAACCAACTTCATATGCCACATGCTAACCAAATGACCTTTAAAAAGAATACTGAAGACAATAGTATTTAAAAAACTACTGATATgataatacttataaaaaaaaatactgatataataatataacaatGTAACAATAAAAGACTGATCTTGTAATAGCTAATGGGCTGGATAAATAGACTAGGGGGGCCTTCTTTGATTTGGACTCAAATGCTCTTGCATCACCGTTGAAATAAATTCAGGCAAATGTTAGAACATACTATCAGCAATTTGAGGAACAACAGACCCAAAGCTTGATTGATCAGAGGATTAAGGAACATCTTGGACAAGCTGCCGCATTCCAGCAGGTTGGTGCTGCTTACAATCAACATCTACTGGGTCAGAGGCCCCGGCTTCCTGTTCTACCTACACCTTTAATGCCACAGTTACCTGGAAATTCACCATTAATCCCAGGGATTAGGCCACCTGTTTTGCCCAGACCAGTTCCTGGAGCTCCAGGTAAGGAACATcagtatattttctttttaatggcACCTCACTTGTTGTACATGCATTGATTCAGGGGTCTGTGCATTTGCATATTAACTCTCATATTTTGCAGTGTTTGGCTTTGTATGTGCCTGCTATCCTTTCTTTTAGTTCAAACCGTTTATCATTTATCTGAGTTGATGGCTTTGCCACTGCTAGTTGATATTATTGTGCATATATGTTCTCTTCCTTCTATTAATTTTCTGCTGCTGTgtaaacttattaaaaaaaaaaaatttctgctGCTGTAGGTCATGCAACTTTCATTAGGTTTTACATAGTAAATAAATGCTAGATGGATAAGAACATTGGTGATTACCTCATTATGTGTCTGCATGTTTTTCTAAGAAATCACCAACCCTTAGGGGTTAGCTCTAGTGGTAAGgaccttggtcttggtggtatgctccatTCATGTCTAAGGTTTGAATACTCTtggatgcaaacaatttctaggggccatcaGACTGGGGGagtttccccttgaattacctaaTGTGCACTTGCAGGAAAACTCCTTGTCGAGTGCTTGTGCACCCCAGGGATTTGTTAGGGGTTTTTTctcggacacccggtgccaattaaaaaaaaaaaaagagatcacCAGATTGTTCTCAATCAACAAACATTTTTCTGTCATGGTCTCCCAGGTTTATGCAATACAATTCTGAAGCTAGTAACCTCCATATTTGTGGTTAATGGTTATATCTTCATGCCACCGCCTTTGATCCATTTGCAAGACatgcactctttttttttttgtaattaacgATGTCATATATTCAATATTTCTCTTCCGTTTGGTAGGGTACGGACCTTCTCCAACAATGGCACCTATGATGGCTCCACCTGGTGCTCCTTCCTTACCTGGTCAGCTAAATGCTATTCCAAGGCCAACCACAACAGTTCCTGGAAGCACACCAGCACCTGCTTCCAATGGTGCCCCACCTATGGTCAACCTGCCAATGTATCAGGCCAATCCAGTGGCATCAACAAGTGGAGGCTACGATATTCTCAATGCCAACGCTCAAACTTCTGAGGCTAACCATTAGGCTTGACAAACTGGTTGGCTTTGCTTCTATACCTAATGTCTAAATGAAATGAGGTATTTAATGTAATTCTAGCATACAATGGGGTCTATGGGGCATGAAGCATGTTGAAAATTTATCTGATACAAAGAAATGATCAAAATTTTCTGCATGCTGTACATATAACTCATATTTACCAATGGATAGGGTGGGGCGGtgcttgatatttttattaatacccTTGAGAACCAAATGTAGAGGGATTTCAACAGCACTTTGGTCCTAGGCCATTACCAGAACTCTAGGAATGAAGTTTATTCATGTAGCAGAAATCACTGAACAAAGATAAGTGTGAGGACGAAGATTAAGACCCCATTTGGATGTTGAtctgagttgagatgaattgagttttttatgaataatagtgagttgagatggtagAGTGAGTTTTGTGGGGCTCACCTAAGATGAGCtttgatgtgtttgaatgttaagatgagtttgtgtttgaatattaaaatgagtttagatgtatttatggaaagttgaGAAAGGTTGTAAGTCTTGCGtgtaaagaggtgttgagttgaaaaggATGTGAGCCCAcatgtaaagaggttttgagttgagtgATGTAGTGATTTGGGAGTTGGGTGTTTGAATGCTAGACtcagcttaaaattagactgaactgaatTGATCTCAGTATCTTGCAACATTCAAATGGGGCCTAAAAGAGGACAGGGTtttcacatataaaaaaattattgtggTAGAAAAGGCAGAATGAAGAGATGAATACAGGAGGGACTCTAAGGCAGCGTCAAATGAAGTTTCcacattgttttgtttttcctcacGGTAACTGATCCATGTTTATTTACTTGCAAAACATAATTACTCCATgtttttaagtaaatttttttttattcttgtttttgttgttttgttttgttttgataagtacaACTAATTTACCTTGttttgatctttttctttttctcgcTAGTTGTGTATCCTTTTGCATACTTCTTGGGTACTACAGTTGCATCCCTCTGTGCATTCAATAAATTGCagtaattcattatttttccttgagaaaaAAGGTACATCTGTATGATGCCTCGAGTATTATACCCTATATATGTGATCGTGACATCAGTGATATGGTTCTTGACACAGGCTAACAAAGGGAGCCAAGAAATTATCGTGATTCTCACTATGTAATGCCCGTCAAGAGCTTTTCACCTGATGCTGAACGTAGAAATAGGCGTGCAGTCTCATTTTTGTGTACATTAAAAATCCAGTGTTCGCTGCCCGGAATTCTTATCAAATTTAACTGGCTCTTATTCCATGGCAGAGAGAGTATTGCATGAAATATGTATTTGGAAACCAATTTAGAAGCAAGTGCTAGATGAAGGATGAGACAGGTAGTTTTTGGCCAATCCATATTATTGGAGTGTTCGGATTTGGTTTGCGTaactttccttttcttctctctccagTCTCCACAATGATTTACTGGCTCATCCTCTTTGTTATTTAGGGATCTATAATAGATTGGAAGAACCGATATAAGCAAGGCTGGGGTTTTTAAACTCTCTGAACtttcttatatttattactgctcTGTCAATTGAGCTTTATTTGTGGCTCCCTTATCAATTTAGAACTAATTTTGAGAACTTGTGGCGAATTGGCATAAATTACGCATGAGTCTTTGTCGTGAAAAGTTGTGACCTGACTTCAAGAATAGAAAAAATGGCTACTTTAGTCAACACCTGCTAGTCCTGGTCGCCCATTTGGGGAAGATGACAAATATTTTAGGACAAACCAAAAGTATTTGGGTTCAAGAAATGGTCTAACCATTCAGCTGAAAATAGGATCATTAAACCGACTGTTTGTTTAGTTAATATGATATGCCTGCAGAGCAACTCCTCTAGACTACAGAAAATTATGGCTGAACAAGAATCTGATTCCAAATTTGACTCTACTTCGGCTCCGGTCCAACTCCAACAAAACGGAGTCGAAGGTGGTGTTGGATCAACTTTGATTTTGACTTTGTCCTTGGGCTCCGAATTTGACTCCgatgttatataaatattataaaaatatttatttatttatatatttatcatatatattagtatagttatataactagaatttagttaaactcaataatatagtAGTAcgagctaattattataaaataatatactcatattataatataaatagattaatgATAGTTTAGTCTATGCAAATATCATAGTATTACTACCATATATAATCAAGTATAGAAAAAAGTTAGacactaatatttaaataagtttaatataataagttaataacacatatactaatttattaaaatataataatacgtaattagacactagaaatAAATCTAGTTGAGAAATAAGttacaaataagttagatattagtataatattatatactatagcataataatatgaaattaaacactaaaaataatatgtaatattatagtatgataacatgtaattacacactaatatataactctagtataaaaataagttagatattagtatagaagaaaataagcattgaatgatttagtttttatttttaattttttggaaaaattaaaatttgaaagtccacaaaaaaatattttttaaaatggactaaatatgaagttaaaaaaaggCCTAAAACTAAAAGTCCAAATCCGACTCTGCTCCAATAAGtcggattttttttgtttaaaaaatcaaaccaaataattttaaatataaaaaatgttttctattttaattttttaacttttatctaatcaactatttaaaagatgatttttaagtgaaagatattttatattaaaaaaaataagcctTCACGATGTTAGAGCACTAGTAGTGAGCTCAacaaattttagctaaaatttagtcataaaatttacttttacaaattttagcaAATCACTTTTTACAATACCAAATAATAGGTTTAACAAATCtttcactattctattaaaatattgattttgaaatttttatatattttaattctaattgtaatttgaatatgattatattaaatattatggttGCATTACAGTTTattgttgtattaaaatttatggttgtattattgttgtattaaagtttatggttgtattattattgtattaaagttgatggttatattatttttatattaaagtttatggttgtattattgttgtattaaaatttatggttgtattattgTTATATTAACGTTGATGGTTATATTTTTTCAACGgtcatattttttcaataatCATATCATATGAgttggatatatttttttagtcttATTTTTTCCAACAACTATATTTTTAACAACTATATTTCTCcaatggataatttttttaacggCTATATATTTTAACGGTTATATTTTACCAAcggttatattttttaacggcTATAATTCTCCAACGGTTGTATACTTTcactataaaatataacatttccTCAACAATTTTATTCACTTCAACTCAAGTATCtctttgaaacttttttttttttccattttctcttaATGGATCGTTCGCTTTTTCACAAAATGACACTTAATGATTCAAATTCTGACGAATAGTTTGAGATAGCGAGGCAACTTGCTTTGGAAGAAGAAGGATCAAGCTCACGTGGTTCTTCTAAAAATGCACATAGATTCATAAGGCGCGATCAATTGCAAGCCCACTAAAATCTATTTCGGGACTATTTTGCTGATTCTCCAATGTATCCTTACAAATATTTTCGAAGGGGGTTTCGGATGAATCGTTCTCTATTTCTTCGTATCCAAGCTGTAGTAGAAGCCCATGAACCTTATTTTGTCCAAAGAAGAGATAATTCTGAAAGACttggtttttctttccttcAAAAAATAACAGCTGCTCTAAGGATGCTTGCATATGGTGTCACGgctgattttatggatgaatatttGAAGATTGAAGAGACTACCGCCTTAAGAAGCCTAAAAATGTTTGTCAAAGTAGTtgtttcaatttgttttttctgaAGAGTACTTAAGaaaacccaacaatgatgacatTGTTAAATTACTCGCAGTTGGTAAGAAACGTGGATTTCCAGGTATGTTAGGGAGCATCGATTGTATGCACTGGAAGTGGAAGAACTGTCCAACTGCTTGGCATGGTATGTATTCTGGTCATATCCACGAACCaacaattattttagaagtagtGGCTTCTTATGATCTATAGATTTGGCATGCTTTTTTTGGGTTACTGGGGTCTCATAATGATATAAATGTGCTTGATAGATCATTTATGTTTTCTGACCTTGCTCAAGGGCATACTTCGACTGTTAATTACACTATTAAtgatcatttcttttctctttcgtttCTCTTTTTCTGCTTTACGACCTATTGGTTGTTCCAAATTTGAAGATGCAACATGAAAATCCTCATCTTCGCCTAGATTTATTGAATTTGGTGTCGAATCATTCGaacttggtttcttctttggctTCACTATGTCCATATGTTCCACCCACTTTGGATGGAATCTTAACACTCGCTAACAATGATCAAAGTTAAAAGACTTATTCTCTAACTCCAGGAACATAACCTTTGCCTTGCCAATCTACATACATAAAACACCATGGTTCTAAATAagtaagatgttaaaaaaaaaataaaaatagcatgTTAAAAAATAAGCTGAAAATGTGCAAAATAAGTAGCATGTTGAAAAAATAAGCTTAAAAGGTGCAAATATACCTTGTCTTGCTCGTTAAACCCACTTGGATGCATTCATTTGACTTGGGCCAAG
This genomic window from Carya illinoinensis cultivar Pawnee chromosome 7, C.illinoinensisPawnee_v1, whole genome shotgun sequence contains:
- the LOC122316536 gene encoding U1 small nuclear ribonucleoprotein C-like, which gives rise to MPRYYCDYCDTYLTHDSPSVRKQHNAGYKHKANVRTYYQQFEEQQTQSLIDQRIKEHLGQAAAFQQVGAAYNQHLLGQRPRLPVLPTPLMPQLPGNSPLIPGIRPPVLPRPVPGAPGYGPSPTMAPMMAPPGAPSLPGQLNAIPRPTTTVPGSTPAPASNGAPPMVNLPMYQANPVASTSGGYDILNANAQTSEANH